A stretch of Telopea speciosissima isolate NSW1024214 ecotype Mountain lineage chromosome 11, Tspe_v1, whole genome shotgun sequence DNA encodes these proteins:
- the LOC122646431 gene encoding PH, RCC1 and FYVE domains-containing protein 1-like produces MADHVGYGNSLRDSEQALIALKKGTQLIKYGRRGRPKLCPFRISVDETTLIWYSHGEERNLKLSSVSRIIPGQRTAVFRRYFRPEKDYLSFSLLYKNDERTLDLICKDKDETETWFAGLKALISKSQCNRHTRSESSDLHDNIDFIQNGHPLGATPQTAARISRSFSSLSLTYSDLGPDHANVQVRKSTGDGSRISVSSTSGLSSGGLGPDDIESLGDVYIWGEVWCDRCVPNRSVHHFPSKTDVLTPRPLDLNLVLDVHQVSSGVRHAALVTRQGEIFTWGEESGGRLGHGTDRYLIHPQLVESLVNSVDYVACGEYHTCAVTATGDLFTWGDGTHYPGLLGHGTDVSHWVPKRISGPLDGLQVLSVACGTWHSALVTSNGKLFTFGDGTFGVLGHGDRENVAYPREIQSLSESKTLKVACGLWHTAAIVEVMGQPHTKISPKQLFTWGDGDKYRLGHGDKESKLKPTCVSSLIGYNFHQLACGPNITTVLATSGHVFTMGSTAYGQLGNPLSDGKLPCLVQNRLVGEFVEEISCGLFHVAVRTSRYKVFTWGMGANGRLGHGDTKDRKVPTLVEALKDRLVKSISCGSNFTSAICTHRWVSGTDQSVCSGCCQAFSFTRKRHHCYNCGVLHCHACSSKKALRAALSSTRSKPHRVCDSCYFKLKASEADSASAFNKKNVAARHSEKVRERLDRGVGSASKNLLSPDGEPIKYLDIKPLKQGMKSDSASITRASPVQRLLQRKDAVPSPLSSVQHALKPVITSEPQPLSSHPSPLPPSAPQPAVTSRPASPYSRKPNSPLVATPVISISFDTLTRKFEHLSQEVRMLQSQAKRLRQKCENQDMELQKSRKQAEEAASLAARESSRCEVANEVMKSITVQLKEMMEKLPAEGYDIETFKAMCTKLEALHKRYETQESYASSSLSAGHCYETQESEIYSSLSADCSGHVQPCVACKPITVNGSFTYAQYQRIDGNLTQKKETLEDNDRTFLSDIGRPIPSQSLENGSSSPKISTMKNVAEAEATELFEPGVYVTLIQLQNGAKVFKRVRFSKRRFTEQQAENWWKENKDRVLKKYFTRRDSIPMESYNGVAHAEEGEAMSASPKLFC; encoded by the exons GATGAAACAACACTGATCTGGTACTCACatggagaagaaaggaatcTTAAATTATCTTCCGTTTCTCGTATTATCCCTGGACAGAGAACC GCTGTATTTCGGAGATATTTTCGACCTGAGAAGGATTATTTATCATTCTCTCTTCTATATAAGAATGATGAAAGAACTCTTGATCTG ATTTGCAAAGATAAAGATGAGACAGAAACATGGTTTGCTGGCCTTAAGGCATTAATTTCTAAAAGCCAATGTAATAGACATACTAGGAGTGAAAGTTCTGAT TTACATGATAACATTGATTTCATTCAAAATGGTCATCCTCTTGGTGCAACACCACAGACTGCAGCACGTATTTCTCGTAGTTTTAGTAGTTTGAGTTTGACATACTCAGATTTGGGGCCAGACCATGCAAATGTGCAAGTAAGAAAAAGTACAGGAGATGGTTCCAGAATTAGTGTTTCAAGCACTTCTGGCCTGTCCAGTGGAG GTCTTGGGCCAGATGACATTGAATCATTGGGTGATGTTTATATCTGGGGGGAGGTTTGGTGTGATCGGTGTGTACCAAACAGATCAGTCCATCATTTCCCTTCAAAAACTGATGTGCTGACTCCAAGGCCCCTAGATTTAAATTTGGTTTTAGATGTTCATCAGGTTTCTTCTGGCGTCAGACATGCTGCTCTTGTTACAAGGCAAGGTGAGATTTTTACTTGGGGAGAGGAATCAGGAGGTAGGCTTGGCCATGGAACTGATAGATATTTAATTCACCCTCAACTTGTTGAATCTCTTGTCAATAGTGTGGATTATGTTGCATGTGGTGAGTATCATACATGCGCTGTAACTGCAACCGGTGATTTATTTACTTGGGGTGATGGTACACATTACCCTGGACTTCTTGGACATGGCACTGATGTCAGCCATTGGGTACCCAAAAGAATTTCTGGTCCTTTAGATGGACTCCAGGTTTTATCTGTTGCATGTGGCACATGGCACTCTGCATTGGTAACTTCTAATGGAAAGTTGTTTACTTTTGGTGATGGGACATTTGGTGTTCTGGGCCATGGGGACAGAGAAAATGTTGCGTATCCTAGGGAAATTCAATCCTTGAGTGAATCAAAGACTCTTAAGGTTGCATGTGGTCTATGGCACACTGCAGCTATTGTCGAGGTTATGGGACAACCACATACAAAAATATCACCTAAACAGTTATTTACTTGGGGTGATGGTGACAAATACCGTTTGGGTCATGGGGACAAGGAAAGCAAGCTAAAGCCCACCTGTGTGTCATCTCTTATTGGGTACAATTTCCACCAGTTGGCTTGTGGACCTAATATTACCACTGTCCTTGCAACATCAGGGCATGTATTTACTATGGGAAGTACTGCTTATGGTCAGCTAGGCAATCCACTGTCTGATGGTAAGTTGCCCTGTTTAGTACAGAATAGATTGGTAGGTGAGTTTGTAGAAGAGATTTCATGTGGTTTATTCCATGTCGCTGTACGGACATCAAGATACAAAGTGTTCACATGGGGTATGGGAGCCAATGGTAGACTAGGACATGGGGACACTAAAGATCGTAAAGTCCCAACTCTAGTTGAAGCTCTAAAAGATAGGCTTGTGAAAAGTATATCATGTGGTTCAAACTTCACTTCAGCCATATGCACTCATAGATGGGTTTCTGGTACAGACCAGTCTGTCTGCTCCGGTTGTTGTCAAGCATTTTCTTTTACTAGGAAAAGGCACCATTGTTATAATTGTGGAGTATTGCATTGTCATGCTTGCAGTTCCAAAAAAGCATTAAGAGCTGCATTATCTTCGACTCGAAGCAAACCACATCGTGTATGTGATTCTTGTTACTTTAAACTTAAAGCATCTGAAGCTGATAGTGCCTCTGCATTCAATAAGAAGAATGTTGCAGCTAGGCATTCTGAAAAGGTCAGGGAGAGGCTGGACAGGGGAGTGGGGAGTGCATCAAAGAATCTTCTGTCTCCTGACGGAGAGCCAATCAAATATCTTGATATCAAACCACTCAAACAAGGAATGAAATCTGATTCTGCTTCCATAACCCGAGCTTCCCCAGTCCAAAGACTGTTACAGCGGAAAGATGCAGTGCCAAGTCCACTGAGTTCTGTTCAACATGCTCTGAAACCAGTTATCACGTCTGAACCTCAACCATTAAGCTCTCATCCATCGCCACTGCCTCCATCAGCACCCCAACCAGCTGTAACCTCACGACCTGCTTCACCATACTCAAGAAAGCCAAACTCTCCACTTGTTGCAACTCCTGTAATTTCTATTAGTTTTGATACCCTAACGAGAAAATTTGAGCATTTGAGCCAAGAAGTCCGAATGTTGCAAAGCCAA GCTAAAAGGTTGAGACAGAAGTGCGAGAACCAAGATATGGAGCTGCAGAAATCACGAAAGCAAGCTGAAGAAGCTGCTTCATTGGCAGCCAGGGAGTCATCCAGGTGTGAAGTTGCAAATGAAGTTATGAAATCGATTACAGTCCAG ctgaaggagatgatggagaAGTTACCTGCTGAGGGTTATGACATTGAAACATTCAAAGCCATGTGCACTAAACTTGAAGCTTTGCATAAAAGATATGAAACTCAAGAGTCGTATGCTTCCTCTTCCTTGTCAGCAGGACATTGTTATGAAACTCAAGAATCAGAAATTTATTCTTCCTTGTCAGCTGATTGTTCAGGCCATGTCCAGCCGTGTGTTGCTTGTAAACCTATCACGGTGAATGGATCCTTCACTTATGCCCAATACCAAAGGATAGATGGTAACCTAACACAGAAAAAAGAAACCCTGGAAGACAATGATAGAACATTTCTTTCAGATATTGGGAGGCCCATTCCTTCACAAAGCTTAGAAAATGGGTCAAGCTCACCTAAGATTTCAACAATGAAGAATGTAGCTGAAGCAGAAGCAACGGAGCTATTTGAACCTGGTGTATATGTTACTCTAATTCAACTCCAGAATGGGGCCAAAGTTTTCAAGCGAGTCAGATTCAG